The following are encoded together in the Phaseolus vulgaris cultivar G19833 chromosome 9, P. vulgaris v2.0, whole genome shotgun sequence genome:
- the LOC137820390 gene encoding mitogen-activated protein kinase kinase kinase 1-like, whose amino-acid sequence MHHLSRIFEHRNRTKAMDRKNPRRKPKLERRNALRYSEYDAGSSTSDETLYTRSMEFYDRTSFRIEGVEGEFDRICRSLGLSGPEDFAIPAAAWEAMKFRSSSDILPRLQLENLDILEEEEEEEDEEEEVPKVNKERIVKPPEDGELSEKFEDGVRVLEADESSTGIKGVRPPMLNPPPGIRVKMVDDGSCSTWDLLRDLAPMGEGLPLNLSEHVREVENVAPLGEVERKVAEKEEGEVGRVSPKRKEEENADNAARIAEIVAGLSESCSFSTSNEDDSSSSTTDHTSNNISPQGRIKRIITAGSWQKGEFLGGGSFGTVYEGISYDGFFFAVKEVSLLDQGTQGKQSVYQLEQEIALLSQFEHDNIVQYYGTEMDESKLYIFLELVTKGSLRSLYQKYTLRDSQVSAYTRQILHGMKYLHDRNVVHRDIKCANILVDASGSVKLADFGLAKATKLNDVKSMKGTAFWMAPEVVKGKNKGYGLPADMWSLGCTVLEMLTGQLPYCDLEWMQALFKIGKGIPPSIPDSLSRDATDFILKCLQVNPNDRPTAAQLLNHSFVQRPLSQTSGSSFPHILGRKG is encoded by the exons ATGCATCACCTATCTCGGATTTTTGAGCACCGCAACCGCACCAAGGCCATGGATCGCAAGAACCCGCGGAGGAAGCCCAAGCTCGAGCGCCGCAACGCCCTCAGGTACTCCGAATACGACGCTGGATCGTCTACCTCCGACGAAACACTCTACACGCGCTCCATGGAGTTCTACGACCGCACCAGCTTCCGAATCGAGGGAGTCGAGGGCGAGTTCGATCGAATTTGCAGGAGTTTGGGCCTCTCCGGCCCGGAAGACTTCGCTATTCCCGCTGCGGCCTGGGAAGCCATGAAGTTTCGTTCCTCTTCGGATATTCTCCCGAGACTGCAGCTCGAGAACCTCGATATTCtcgaggaagaggaagaggaagaggatgaggaagaagaagtgcCGAAGGTAAACAAGGAGAGAATAGTAAAACCACCAGAGGATGGTGAATTGAGTGAAAAATTCGAAGATGGGGTTAGGGTTTTGGAGGCAGATGAGTCGAGCACTGGTATTAAGGGGGTTCGTCCGCCGATGCTGAATCCGCCGCCGGGGATTAGGGTTAAAATGGTGGATGATGGCTCGTGTTCCACGTGGGACCTTTTGAGGGATTTGGCTCCGATGGGTGAAGGGTTACCGTTGAATCTCTCCGAGCATGTGAGGGAAGTAGAGAATGTTGCTCCGCTTGGGGAAGTAGAGAGGAAGGTAGCGGAGAAGGAAGAAGGGGAAGTGGGTAGAGTGAGCCCAAAGAGGAAAGAGGAAGAGAATGCGGATAATGCAGCGAGGATTGCGGAGATCGTGGCTGGGCTTTCGGAATCGTGTTCGTTTTCCACGTCGAACGAAGATGATTCTTCTAGTAGTACCACGGATCATACCTCCAACAATATTTCTCCGCAAGGAAGAATCAAGCGAATAATTACCGCCGGAAGCTGGCAGAAGGGTGAGTTTCTTGGGGGTGGCTCGTTTGGCACCGTTTATGAAGGAATTTCTTA TGACGGCTTCTTTTTTGCTGTAAAAGAAGTTTCATTGCTTGATCAGGGGACTCAGGGGAAGCAAAGTGTATATCAACTGGAGCAG GAAATAGCACTTTTGAGTCAATTTGAGCATGACAATATTGTTCAATACTATGGCACAGAAATG GATGAATCAAAGTTGTATATCTTTCTTGAGCTTGTAACCAAAGGTTCCCTTAGAAGCCTCTATCAAAAGTATACTCTTCGAGATTCCCAAGTATCTGCCTATACAAGACAGATTCTGCATGGTATGAAGTATCTTCATGATCGAAATGTGGTTCACAG GGATATCAAATGTGCAAATATATTGGTGGATGCAAGTGGATCTGTCAAGCTTGCAGATTTTGGATTGGCCAAG GCAACCAAATTGAATGACGTTAAATCAATGAAGGGTACAGCATTCTGGATGgcccctgag GTTGTGAAAGGAAAGAACAAGGGTTATGGGCTTCCAGCTGATATGTGGAGTCTGGGATGCACTGTACTGGAGATGTTAACAGGCCAACTTCCGTACTGTGATTTGGAATGG ATGCAGGCATTATTTAAAATTGGAAAAGGTATTCCACCATCTATTCCTGACTCCCTTTCGAGAGATGCAACCGATTTTATCCTGAAGTGCCTTCAAGTTAATCCAAATGATCGTCCCACCGCTGCTCAACTTTTAAACCATTCATTTGTCCAAAGGCCACTTTCACAGACCTCTGGTTCTTCATTTCCTCATATTCTTGGCCGGAAGGGTTAA